The Austwickia sp. genome includes a region encoding these proteins:
- a CDS encoding alkaline phosphatase family protein, translating to MSAPAPTDVGALELPPARGALVVLVDGLGYELLVRRGGHAPYLRSLLGEARRLDAGFPSTTATSMGTFGTGLPPGAHGLVGYDVLVPEEDRVFNELSWRDGPVPEDWQPSATVFERLVAAGVPATMIGPGYFDASGLTRSALRGARFRAADKPDERVPAALAALRENPRQLVYLYWGEVDRTGHERGCASLEWGLALEEADAALRQLAGSLPAGVALHITADHGMVDVPFASRIDLSAEPELDHGVRHLGGEPRAPMLYVEPGAVLDVAAAWRARLGPDAYVRTREQVLDEGWFGPVTDRVSARIGDIVIACLGQVAVVDPRRHGRTLLSLLGVHGSVTPEEMTVPLLSVAPREGTRRRR from the coding sequence ATGTCCGCCCCGGCGCCAACCGACGTCGGCGCCCTGGAACTGCCGCCGGCGCGGGGTGCCTTGGTGGTGCTGGTTGATGGACTGGGCTACGAACTGCTCGTCCGCCGCGGCGGACACGCGCCGTACCTGCGGTCGCTGCTGGGCGAGGCCCGCCGCCTCGACGCGGGCTTCCCGTCGACCACCGCGACGAGCATGGGCACCTTTGGCACCGGGCTCCCGCCAGGCGCGCACGGGCTGGTCGGCTACGACGTCCTGGTGCCGGAGGAGGACCGGGTCTTCAACGAGCTCAGCTGGCGTGACGGTCCCGTGCCGGAGGATTGGCAGCCCAGCGCCACCGTCTTCGAGCGGCTCGTCGCCGCGGGGGTGCCGGCGACGATGATCGGGCCGGGCTACTTCGACGCCTCCGGACTGACGCGCTCGGCCCTGCGCGGCGCGCGGTTCCGGGCGGCCGACAAGCCCGACGAGCGCGTCCCGGCGGCCCTCGCGGCCCTGCGGGAGAACCCCCGCCAGCTGGTGTACCTCTACTGGGGCGAGGTCGACCGCACCGGACACGAGCGGGGGTGCGCCTCGCTGGAATGGGGCCTCGCGCTGGAGGAGGCGGACGCGGCGCTGCGCCAGCTCGCCGGCTCCCTCCCGGCCGGCGTCGCGCTGCACATCACCGCCGATCACGGGATGGTCGACGTCCCGTTCGCGTCCCGGATCGACCTGTCCGCGGAACCCGAGTTGGACCACGGCGTGCGGCACCTGGGCGGCGAACCGCGGGCGCCGATGCTGTACGTCGAGCCCGGCGCGGTCCTCGACGTCGCTGCGGCCTGGCGCGCTCGGTTGGGGCCGGACGCCTACGTGCGGACCCGGGAGCAGGTCCTCGACGAGGGCTGGTTCGGCCCGGTGACCGACCGGGTCTCCGCCCGCATCGGCGACATCGTGATCGCCTGCCTCGGCCAGGTGGCCGTCGTCGATCCCCGCCGGCACGGGCGGACGCTGCTGTCGCTGCTCGGTGTGCACGGCTCGGTGACGCCCGAGGAGATGACCGTGCCGCTGCTCAGCGTGGCGCCGCGGGAGGGTACCCGCAGGCGCCGCTAG
- a CDS encoding phosphodiesterase — MNHPGRPAGEMALPADLHRGIEDAGYYPAFVCDVVATAIAGDRVSGHLVHQETTFDHDTVRRHVTVLVLTPSRLVVAHADDHADEDGPVATVTATTESVPLSGVRGVMLTHVVADPGQYRRGALGHEVTVTIGWGSVSRVDLLPATCGDPNCDADHGYEGTLTADDISLRISSVADGEAKLREAMVFAHALQAATAR; from the coding sequence ATGAACCACCCAGGACGCCCCGCCGGCGAGATGGCCCTGCCCGCCGATCTGCATCGCGGCATCGAAGACGCCGGCTACTACCCGGCGTTCGTCTGTGACGTCGTGGCGACGGCGATCGCCGGGGACCGGGTGAGCGGGCACCTCGTGCACCAGGAGACCACGTTCGACCACGACACGGTCCGCCGGCACGTCACGGTCCTCGTGCTCACCCCCTCGCGGCTCGTCGTGGCCCATGCGGACGACCACGCCGACGAGGACGGGCCCGTCGCCACCGTCACCGCCACGACCGAGTCGGTGCCGCTGAGCGGGGTGCGCGGGGTCATGCTCACGCACGTCGTGGCCGACCCGGGGCAGTACCGCCGCGGTGCGCTCGGCCACGAGGTGACCGTGACGATCGGGTGGGGCTCGGTGAGCCGCGTCGACCTGCTGCCCGCCACCTGCGGCGACCCCAATTGCGACGCCGACCACGGCTACGAGGGGACCCTCACCGCCGACGACATCAGCCTGCGCATCAGCTCCGTGGCCGACGGCGAGGCCAAGCTGCGCGAGGCGATGGTGTTCGCCCACGCCCTCCAGGCCGCGACGGCGCGCTGA
- a CDS encoding GNAT family N-acetyltransferase — protein sequence MTDSDQAVTLADPDVETVPGAAPRNGDGEPDVDAVVVPGNYPARWEADVVLRDGSLAHVRPIIPADARELQRFHQAQSEESIYLRFFAPIKELSDRDLYRFTHVDYDSRAALVVTVRGAVIGIGRYDRLQDGHTAEVAFNISDAYQGKGVGSVLLEHLAAVAQEHGVTRFVADVLPQNRKMMKVFTDAGYEVSHHFDDGVIAVEFTIEQTARSAAVSLAREHRAEAESMEDVLRPEVVAIVGVSRRPDAMGSLVLDNVLDSGFTGRVHIVNTEVQEVRGLRAYPRVSDIAGPVDLAVIAVRGDAVLDVVRDCASCGVKAVCVISSGFAESGPAGEQRQAELLQIARSAGMRVIGPLSFGFVNNAPDVLLNATIGRVPPSVGNLGLFSQSGAVGMEMTASAARRRLGLSTFIAAGNRVDISCNDMLQYWIDDDSTEVVGVYLESMGNPRKFSRIARQLSLIKPIIGVQSVTPRSVAPGHRVRAAQVTPAAFDALLDQAGVIRVDSVHRLMDVAELAAHQPLPAGNRVGIVGNSEGLNKLVVEAAIKHGLRVEHEPVFVPLLSEVRAVQRAVEEVFAADDVDSVVVALTPPMRASDEMIATTLAHAAWRREKPCVASFVGMRDVSLALRRAGEPGRSAGDHGRRIIPLYKTPLNGVAALAAMTRYAQWKAADHGEMVRPAGLDRAAARALVEGVLESAPEGRQLTQEEAISLLGAYGIEPWPAIPAPDADAAVAAAESLGYPVVVRAFADGVRDLPGMVGVRTDIHSAAGVRDAHESLSARLSSWKDPQLAVQRMATPGVATVLRSHEDPLFGPVVSFGVTGPPSDVLGDTTHRIPPLSDVDARDLILSLRAAPLLQGYRGQPPADLEALQDLVLRVAALADDTPELDTLELIPINAWPGGADVLGARVVVAPAPQRQDAGRRALT from the coding sequence ATGACGGACTCCGACCAGGCCGTGACGTTGGCTGATCCCGACGTCGAGACCGTGCCGGGAGCAGCGCCGCGCAACGGCGATGGCGAACCCGACGTCGACGCCGTCGTCGTCCCCGGCAACTATCCGGCCCGGTGGGAGGCCGACGTCGTGCTGCGCGACGGGTCGCTGGCGCACGTGCGGCCGATCATTCCCGCCGACGCCCGCGAGCTGCAGCGCTTTCACCAGGCACAGTCCGAAGAGTCCATCTACCTGCGCTTCTTCGCGCCGATCAAGGAACTCTCCGACCGCGACCTCTACCGGTTCACCCACGTCGACTACGACTCCCGGGCGGCGCTCGTCGTCACCGTGCGCGGCGCGGTCATCGGCATCGGCCGCTACGACCGGCTGCAGGACGGGCACACGGCGGAGGTGGCCTTCAACATCTCCGACGCCTACCAGGGCAAGGGCGTCGGCTCGGTGCTCCTGGAGCACCTCGCCGCGGTCGCCCAGGAGCACGGCGTCACGCGATTCGTGGCGGATGTCCTGCCACAGAACCGCAAGATGATGAAGGTCTTCACCGACGCCGGCTACGAGGTCAGCCACCACTTCGACGACGGCGTCATCGCCGTCGAGTTCACCATCGAGCAGACCGCGCGCTCCGCGGCCGTCAGCCTGGCCCGCGAGCACCGCGCCGAGGCCGAGAGCATGGAGGACGTGCTGCGGCCCGAGGTCGTGGCGATCGTGGGGGTCAGCCGCCGCCCCGACGCCATGGGAAGCCTGGTGCTCGACAACGTCCTCGACAGCGGCTTCACCGGTCGGGTGCACATCGTCAACACCGAGGTCCAGGAGGTCCGCGGGCTCCGGGCGTATCCCCGCGTCAGCGACATCGCGGGCCCCGTCGACCTGGCCGTCATCGCCGTGCGCGGCGACGCGGTGCTCGACGTCGTGCGCGACTGCGCCTCCTGCGGCGTCAAGGCCGTGTGCGTGATCTCGTCCGGGTTCGCGGAGTCGGGCCCGGCGGGGGAGCAGCGGCAGGCCGAACTCCTGCAGATCGCCCGGTCGGCGGGGATGCGCGTGATCGGCCCGCTGTCCTTCGGGTTCGTCAACAACGCGCCGGATGTCCTGCTCAACGCCACGATCGGCCGGGTACCGCCCTCCGTCGGCAATCTCGGCCTGTTCTCCCAGTCCGGTGCCGTCGGCATGGAGATGACCGCATCGGCCGCGCGCCGACGCCTCGGCCTGTCGACGTTCATCGCCGCCGGCAACCGGGTGGACATCTCCTGCAACGACATGCTCCAGTACTGGATCGACGACGACAGCACCGAGGTCGTCGGGGTCTACCTGGAGTCGATGGGCAATCCGCGCAAGTTCAGCCGGATCGCTCGGCAGCTGTCGCTGATCAAACCCATCATCGGGGTCCAATCCGTCACGCCCCGATCCGTGGCTCCCGGGCACCGCGTCCGGGCCGCCCAGGTCACCCCTGCCGCCTTCGACGCCCTCCTGGACCAGGCCGGGGTCATCCGCGTCGATTCGGTGCACCGGCTCATGGACGTCGCCGAACTGGCCGCGCACCAGCCGCTGCCCGCGGGCAACCGGGTGGGCATCGTGGGCAACTCCGAGGGCCTCAACAAGCTGGTCGTGGAGGCGGCGATCAAGCACGGGCTGCGGGTGGAACACGAGCCCGTGTTCGTGCCGCTGCTCAGCGAGGTGCGGGCCGTGCAGCGCGCGGTCGAGGAGGTCTTCGCGGCGGACGACGTCGACAGCGTCGTGGTGGCGCTCACCCCGCCGATGCGGGCCTCCGACGAGATGATCGCCACCACCCTGGCGCATGCGGCGTGGCGTCGGGAAAAGCCGTGCGTCGCCTCGTTCGTCGGGATGCGCGACGTCTCCCTAGCCCTCCGGCGCGCCGGCGAGCCGGGTCGAAGCGCCGGGGACCACGGCCGCCGGATCATCCCGCTCTACAAGACCCCGCTGAACGGCGTGGCCGCGCTGGCCGCCATGACCCGCTACGCCCAGTGGAAGGCCGCCGACCACGGCGAGATGGTGCGGCCCGCGGGACTGGACCGAGCGGCGGCCCGGGCCCTCGTCGAGGGTGTCCTCGAATCCGCCCCCGAGGGACGGCAGCTCACGCAGGAGGAGGCGATCTCGCTCCTGGGGGCCTACGGCATCGAGCCCTGGCCGGCCATCCCCGCCCCCGACGCCGACGCGGCCGTGGCCGCGGCCGAGTCGCTCGGCTACCCCGTGGTCGTCCGCGCGTTCGCGGACGGGGTGCGCGACCTGCCCGGAATGGTCGGCGTCCGCACCGACATCCATTCGGCCGCGGGCGTCCGGGACGCCCACGAGAGCCTGTCCGCCCGGCTGTCCTCGTGGAAGGATCCGCAGCTGGCCGTCCAGCGGATGGCCACCCCGGGCGTCGCGACGGTGTTGCGCTCGCATGAGGACCCGCTGTTCGGCCCCGTCGTGAGTTTCGGGGTCACCGGGCCGCCCTCGGACGTGTTGGGCGACACGACCCACCGGATCCCCCCGCTGTCCGACGTGGACGCGCGCGACCTGATCCTGTCGCTGCGGGCGGCTCCGCTGCTGCAGGGCTACCGAGGCCAGCCCCCGGCCGACCTGGAGGCGCTGCAGGACCTCGTCCTGCGGGTCGCCGCGCTGGCCGACGACACGCCCGAGCTGGACACCCTCGAACTGATCCCGATCAACGCCTGGCCCGGCGGGGCCGACGTGCTCGGGGCCCGGGTCGTGGTGGCCCCGGCGCCGCAACGCCAGGACGCCGGGCGCAGGGCCCTGACCTGA
- a CDS encoding DeoR/GlpR transcriptional regulator, protein MHQHERHHLIVERARTNTRIEVAALAEEMDVTPETVRRDLTVLERRGLVRRVHGGAVAVERLGFEPTLDVRTGHRAADKRRIAEAALTFVPESGSLLIDAGTTTIGVAEGLPQERELNVLTNSLPIAAVIARRPDISLYVLGGRVRSRTQATIGTWGLEPLRDVHIDVAFIGTNGVSLDAGLTTPDQAEAAIKRAMIAAAAQVVVLADSSKIGAAHFAKFGSLAEVDVLITDAGTDADVLDEIRAAGPEVVLA, encoded by the coding sequence ATGCACCAACACGAGCGGCATCACCTGATCGTCGAGCGGGCGCGCACGAACACCCGCATCGAGGTCGCCGCCCTGGCCGAGGAGATGGACGTCACACCGGAGACCGTCCGCCGGGACCTCACGGTCCTGGAGCGCCGGGGGCTCGTCCGCCGCGTGCACGGGGGCGCGGTCGCGGTCGAGCGGTTGGGTTTCGAGCCGACGCTGGATGTCCGGACCGGGCATCGGGCTGCGGACAAGCGCCGGATCGCCGAGGCGGCCCTGACGTTCGTCCCCGAGTCCGGCAGCCTGCTCATCGACGCCGGCACCACGACCATCGGCGTCGCCGAGGGGTTGCCCCAGGAGCGCGAACTCAACGTGCTCACCAACTCGTTGCCCATCGCCGCGGTCATCGCGCGCCGACCGGACATCTCGCTCTACGTCCTCGGCGGTCGCGTGCGCAGCCGCACCCAGGCGACCATCGGCACCTGGGGGCTGGAGCCGCTGCGCGACGTGCACATCGACGTCGCCTTCATCGGCACCAACGGCGTCTCCCTCGACGCGGGGCTCACGACCCCGGACCAGGCCGAGGCCGCGATCAAGCGGGCGATGATCGCCGCCGCGGCGCAGGTCGTGGTGCTGGCCGACTCCAGCAAGATCGGCGCGGCCCACTTCGCCAAGTTCGGGAGCTTGGCCGAGGTGGACGTGCTCATTACCGACGCCGGCACCGACGCCGACGTCCTCGACGAGATCAGGGCCGCCGGCCCGGAGGTGGTCCTCGCATGA
- the pfkB gene encoding 1-phosphofructokinase → MIVTLTPNPSVDRTITVATLTRGAVQRATDTRMDPGGKGINVSRALALNGAATTAILPVGGGHGRMMLELLAEAGTPVRTVPIRGAIRANVAIVEPDGTTTKVNELGPVLDEAEIEAILAAVADSYDPSVAWVVGCGSLPPGMADGVYGDLVRRVHDRGGRVAIDSSGAPLTQAIPAGPDLIKPNRVELGELVGRDLNTLGAVVDAARDLIAGGIAEVLVSLGRDGAVLVTSDTLALASAAVTRPLSTVGAGDCTLAGYLLASERGDTPAEALATAVAFGAAAVALPGSEVPSPAQVAAVSPTVTTTPDLATPLTD, encoded by the coding sequence ATGATCGTCACACTCACCCCGAACCCCAGCGTCGACCGCACCATCACGGTGGCGACCCTGACCCGCGGCGCCGTCCAACGCGCCACCGACACCCGGATGGACCCGGGCGGCAAGGGCATCAACGTCTCCCGCGCGCTGGCCCTCAACGGCGCCGCGACCACGGCGATCCTGCCGGTCGGCGGCGGCCACGGCCGCATGATGCTGGAGCTGCTCGCCGAGGCGGGAACGCCCGTGCGGACCGTCCCGATCCGCGGCGCCATCCGCGCCAACGTGGCGATCGTCGAGCCGGACGGGACCACCACCAAGGTCAACGAGCTGGGTCCGGTCCTGGACGAGGCCGAGATCGAGGCCATCCTGGCCGCCGTGGCCGACAGTTACGACCCGTCCGTAGCCTGGGTCGTCGGGTGCGGGAGCCTCCCGCCGGGCATGGCCGACGGCGTGTACGGCGACCTGGTGCGCCGCGTCCACGACCGCGGCGGCCGCGTGGCCATCGACAGCTCGGGCGCCCCCCTCACGCAGGCGATCCCCGCGGGGCCCGACCTGATCAAGCCCAACCGCGTCGAACTCGGCGAGTTGGTCGGGCGCGACCTGAACACCCTGGGCGCCGTCGTGGATGCCGCCCGCGACCTAATCGCCGGCGGCATTGCGGAGGTGCTGGTCTCGCTCGGCCGGGATGGCGCCGTCCTGGTCACCAGTGACACGCTTGCGCTGGCAAGCGCGGCCGTGACCCGGCCGCTGTCGACCGTCGGTGCCGGCGACTGCACCCTGGCCGGCTATCTCCTGGCCAGCGAGCGGGGCGACACCCCCGCCGAGGCGCTCGCGACGGCCGTGGCGTTCGGCGCCGCCGCCGTGGCGCTGCCCGGCAGCGAGGTGCCCTCGCCCGCACAGGTGGCCGCCGTCTCCCCCACCGTCACCACGACGCCCGACCTGGCAACCCCCCTGACCGACTGA
- a CDS encoding PTS sugar transporter subunit IIA: protein MSLITAQQVLLELPTGDRAQATRALAQTLLDTGRVTDLDQFLVDVTKREEIMATGLPGGIGIPHCRSAAVAQPSLAFGRSTNGIDWGAEDGPATLVFLIAAPEGGGEDHLAILAKLARKLMREDFKASLRTAASADEIVAIIDEQVVNA from the coding sequence ATGTCCCTCATCACCGCCCAGCAGGTCCTGCTCGAGCTGCCGACCGGCGACCGCGCCCAGGCCACCCGCGCCCTCGCCCAGACGCTGCTCGACACGGGCCGCGTCACCGACCTGGACCAGTTCCTGGTGGACGTCACCAAGCGTGAGGAGATCATGGCGACCGGCCTGCCCGGTGGCATCGGCATCCCGCACTGCCGCAGCGCGGCGGTCGCGCAGCCCTCGCTGGCGTTCGGCCGTTCGACGAACGGCATCGACTGGGGCGCCGAGGACGGCCCCGCCACGCTGGTCTTCCTCATCGCGGCGCCCGAAGGCGGCGGCGAGGACCACCTGGCGATCCTGGCCAAGCTGGCGCGCAAGCTCATGCGCGAGGACTTCAAGGCCTCGCTGCGCACCGCCGCCTCCGCCGACGAGATCGTGGCCATCATCGACGAGCAGGTGGTGAACGCGTGA